A window of Bacillus toyonensis BCT-7112 genomic DNA:
CCCGGTCGGGACCGCCATTTTATATAAAGAAAAGAACGAAACAAGTTGTTTCGTATTTTTTTATTTGTTTTAACAAAAAACTAATAAAGACAGTCAAACTATCCTTAGGACAACTCCTAAGGACTTTTTTATATATTCAAAACCTGTATAATAAAGAGCAGAGAACATTGTGAGTAAAGTAGGTGAAGTCTGTGAGTAAATATGAAGTAACAACAAAATCTTCTGAGGAAACACAAAGATTATCAGAAAAACTAGGTGAACTTGCCCGGGCACAAGATGTAATTATTTTAGAAGGAGATCTTGGAGCTGGTAAAACGACTTTTACAAAAGGGCTAGCAAAAGGTCTTGGCGTGAAAAGAGTTGTAAATAGTCCTACCTTTAACATTATTAAAGAATATAAAGGAAGATTGCCGTTATATCATATGGACGTGTATCGTTTAGCGGAAAGTGAAGAAGACTTAGGTTTTGATGAGTACTTCTATGGTGAAGGAATTACGGTAGTAGAATGGGCTCATTTGATAGAAGCATATTTACCGAATGAAAAGTTACAAATTAGTTTATTCCATGCTGGAGATGACACAAGGAAAATTGTACTCGAGCCAGTTGGAGACCGTTATATTAGATTATGTGAGGAGCTATTACAAGATGAAAGTACTAGCAATTGATACTTCAAATTACGTAATGGGTGTATCCCTTATTGAGGAAGAAAACGTAATTGGGGAAATCATTACAAATTTAACAAAAAACCATTCTGTACGCCTTATGCCAGCTGTAGAGCAACTATTAAAAGAATGTGGTGTAAAACCAAAAGAATTAACTAAAATCGTTGTGGCTGCTGGACCTGGATCATATACAGGAGTTCGCATAGGTGTGACAGCGGCAAAAACATTAGCTTGGTCACTTCAAATACCAATCGTAGGTGTATCAAGTTTAGAAGTAGTAGCTGCAAACGGTGCTAACTTTAGTGGGTTAATTTGTCCTTTATTTGATGGAAGACGTGGACAAATTTATACTGGATTATATACATATGAAGGAGAGCAGTTAACTTCAATAGAAGAAGATCGAATTATTCTTATTGTAGACTGGTTGCAAATGTTAAAAGATAAAGGACAGCCTGTTTTATTTATCGGTAACGATGTTAAATTGCATAAAGAAACAATTATAGAACATTTAGGCAATCAAGCTGTATTTGCTCCTTTCACTAAAAATAACCCAAGACCAAGTGAGTTAGCTTTCTTAGGGTTACAAAAAGAGGAACAAGATGTACATTCATTTGTTCCTAGTTACCTTCGTTTAGCTGAAGCTGAAACAAAGTGGTTAGAAAGTCAAAACAAGTAGGAGCTTGCAGAAGATGGATATGATATTTAGAAAGATGGAACTCGATGATATCGCTCAAATTGTAGCTATTGAAGAAGCATCTTTTTCAACTCCTTGGACTGCAGATGCCTTTCAACGTGAATTAACGATGAATGAACATGCACATTATGTTGTGCTAGAAAAAGATGGCCTTGTAATCGGGTATTGTGGATTGTGGATAATTATTGATGAATCACATATCACAAATATAGCTATTTTGCCAGAATACCGAGGTCAAAAGTTAGGAGATGCCCTATTGAAAGAAGTTATTTCCGTAGCGAAAGAACTAGGGGTAAAAACAATGACGCTTGAAGTACGCGTATCAAATGAAGTAGCAAAGCAGTTATACAAAAAATACGGATTTCAAAATGGTGGAATTCGTAAACGATACTATGCAGACAATCAGGAAGATGGTCTTGTAATGTGGGTGAATATATAATGGAAAAAAATACGATTATACTTGGTATTGAAACAAGCTGCGATGAAACAGCAGTAGCAGTTGTTAAAAATGGAACGGAAATCATTGCGAACGTCGTTGCATCACAAATTGAAAGTCATAAGCGTTTTGGCGGGGTTGTACCAGAGATTGCATCCCGTCACCATGTAGAAGAAATTACAGTTGTGTTAGAAGAAGCTTTAAAAGAAGCGAATATAACTTTCGAGGATATTGATGCAATTGCTGTAACAGAGGGACCCGGTTTAGTAGGAGCACTTTTAATAGGAGTAAATGCAGCGAAGGCGGTAGCCTTTGCACATGATATTCCTCTAGTTGGTGTTCATCATATTGCTGGCCATATTTATGCGAATCGTTTAGTAAAAGAAGTTCAATTCCCACTACTATCACTTGTTGTATCGGGTGGACATACAGAACTTGTTTATATGAAAGAACATGGTTCATTTGAAGTGATTGGTGAAACGCGAGATGATGCAGCAGGAGAAGCATATGATAAAGTAGCTCGTACGCTATCTATGCCGTATCCAGGTGGTCCTCATATTGATCGCCTTGCGCATGAAGGGAAGCCAACAATTGATTTGCCTCGTGCATGGCTAGAACCCGATTCGTATGATTTCAGCTTTAGTGGATTGAAATCAGCAGTTATCAACACTGTGCATAACGCAAAACAACGTGGTATAGAAATTGCACCGGAAGATTTAGCAGCAAGCTTTCAAGAGAGTGTAATTGATGTACTTGTAACGAAAGCATCTCGTGCAGCAGAAGCGTATAATGTAAAGCAATTGCTTCTTGCTGGTGGAGTAGCTGCTAATAAAGGGCTTCGTGCACGTCTAGAAGAAGAGTTTGCACGAAAAGAAGATATAGAGCTAATTATCCCGCCGTTATCTTTATGCACAGACAATGCAGCAATGATTGCAGCTGCAGGTACAATTGCATACGAACAAGGAAAACGTGCGACATTAGCTTTAAATGCAAACCCAGGCTTAGATATTGAAGCATAGTTATACACAAAATTAACCACAGCTTGTGGATAAAACCCATATTATCTGTTGATAATGTGGGTTTTATTGTGTATATAAACTGTTAATAACTTTTTTGTTAAATGTGGATAATGTGGAAAAGTTATTTTGATGTTTATTTTATAAAGGTGGATATGTGTATAACCTTGTGGATAAAACGGATGAAGTCTGACCTTTAAATGAATTCTTTTTCGGGAAATAAAAACGAGAAGATATCCTAAAAAACTTTTGAAAAATCCTCCTCTTATCATATTGGTTGCTGCAATTGTCAATCTTTGTCGGGAAAACGATGTTTCTTGTCGAATTGTTTATATATTTTAAGTTAAGGTATGTGCATTCAAAAAATCGTCGATATAATTTCATGTACTACGAAACTGATTCTAAAGGGAAATAAAAAGGATGTCATCTAGTCAAAAATCCTCGACTGATGAGACATCCTTTTTGTTTAAATTAGCTTATATATGCAGTTCTTCCCATTCTGCCATACAGGCTTCAAGTTGTTCTTGTAATGTTTGTTTTTTCGTTGTAATCTCACTAGCCTTTTCATAATCTGCATATATTTCTGGTAAGCAAAGCTGATCCTCTAACGTAGCAATTTCTTCTTCTAAGCTTACGATGTTTTGTTCTAGTTCTTCGATTTTTCGAGTGCGTTGACGTTCTAATTGTTTACGCTCTTTTTCTTCGAGATAATTTAATTTTTCTTGAGCTACGGTTTTTTGAACAGGTGCCTGATTTTCTTGCTGTTCTTGTTGTTCAAATGCTACGCGTTCAATCATTTCATTTTTCTTCTCCACATAGTAATCGTAATCACCTAAATACTCTTGCGCACCTTCTGTTGATAATTCGACAACTGTAGTCGTTACGCGATTAATGAAGTAGCGGTCATGTGAAACGAATAGAAGAGTTCCTGGATAATCAATTAAAGCATTCTCCAAAATTTCTTTACTATTTAAATCAAGATGGTTCGTTGGCTCATCGAGAATTAATAAATTGGATTTTTGCATCATAAGTTTTGCGAGAGCTAATCGGGCCTTTTGTCCACCACTAAGAGAAGATACTGGTTTTAGTACATCATCCCCTGTGAATAAAAAATTACCTAATATAGTGCGAATTTCTTTTTCGGGTTGAAGCGGATATTCATCCCATAGTTCATTTAAAACGCGCTTAGAAGATGTTAAGTTAGCTTGCTCTTGATCATAATAACCAACAGATACATTTGATCCGAAAGCAACATCTCCATGTAATAGCTGTAACTTATTCACAATGGATTTTAATAATGTGGATTTTCCAATTCCATTCGGTCCAACTAAGGCAACACTATCTCCCCGAGTTAAGCGCATATTTACATGTTCAATAATAGGATCCTCATCATAACCGATGGTTGCATCTTTTACTTGTAAAACATCATTTCCACTTTGTTTTTCAATATCGAAGTGGAATGAGGCTGATTTAGAGTCACCTAATGGTCTGGTTAATAATTCCATTCTATCTAATTGTTTACGACGGCTTTGTGCACGTTTTGTCGTAGATGCACGTGCTATATTTTTTTGAACGAAGTCCTCAAGTTTAGCGATTTCATCTTGTTGCTTTTCGTAACGCTTCATTTCTTGTTCGTATAGGGCTGATTTTAAGTCTAAATATTTACTGTAGTTACCAACAAATCGTCTGCTTTCTTTATTCGAAATTTCATATACTTGTGTAACAAGCTTATCTAAGAAATAACGGTCATGAGAAACGATTAAAATTGCGCCAGGATAACCTTGTAAGTATTGCTCAAGCCACGTTAATGTTTCGATGTCTAAATGGTTTGTAGGCTCGTCTAAAATAAGTAAGTCTGGTTTCGTTAATAATAATTTCCCAAGAGCTAATCTCGTTTTTTGTCCGCCACTTAACGTAGAAATTGTCGTCTGATGCGTTTCAACAGGGAAACCAAGACCGCTTAAAATGGAGCGAATATCTGCTTCGTACTGATAGCCGCCTTGATCTTTATAATCTAATTGCAATTGGTCATAATCAGCTAATAATTTTTCATATGTAGCGGCATTTGAAAAGTTTTCTTCTTTTCCCATTTCTTGCTCTAGCCTTCGAAGTTTTGTCTCCATTTGCTGTAGGTGTGTAAAGACGGTTAGCATTTCATCCCAAATTGTTAATGATGTTTCTAATCCAGTATTTTGAGCTAAGTACCCAATTGAGACATCTTTCGGTTTTATAATTTCGCCGCCATCATGAGATAATTCACCGGCGATAATTTTTAATAATGTAGATTTTCCGGCTCCATTTCGTCCAACTAAAGCGATACGATCTTTCGTTTGCACTTCCAATTTTATGTTTGCAAGAATCGTTTCGGCACCGTATAATTTTGAAAGCCCGTTTACTTGTAATAAAATCAATGTTTTCACCTCAAATAATTTCTTAACTTTGCCATGTTTATATTTCTCAATCATACTAAAAATAGTGTATAGTTTAAAATAAAGAGAGAATACTTCTTCTCTTTATTATACAAGGAAATTCATAAGTACTAAACTTCTGTATTCGATTCAAGTATATGAATAAAGATAGGAAGAGAGGAGAGGTTATATGGATCAGCAGAAAATTCCGCAAGCCACTGCTAAACGATTGCCTCTATACTATCGATTTATCCAAAACTTATCTCTTTCTGGTAAGCAACGTGTTTCATCAGCCGAATTGAGTGAAGCGGTAAAGGTTGATTCCGCAACTATTCGAAGAGATTTCTCATACTTTGGAGCATTAGGGAAAAAGGGATATGGATATAACGTAAATTATTTATTATCATTTTTCCGTGAAACACTCGATCAAGATGATATAACACGTGTAGCGCTTATTGGAGTAGGTAATTTAGGGACCGCTTTCTTACATTATAATTTCACGAAAAACAATAATACAAAAATTGAAATGGCATTTGATGTTAGTGAAGAGAAAGTTGGAACAGAAATCGGGGGTATTCCTGTATATCATTTAGATGAATTAGAAGAAAGGTTATCAAATGATATACAAGTGGCAATATTAACAGTACCCGCTACAGTAGCGCAATCTGTAGCCGATAGATTGGCAGAAACAAACGTGCACGGTATTTTAAACTTCACACCAGCACGCTTAAATGTGTCAGAGAATATAAGAATTCATCATATTGATTTAGCTGTAGAGCTACAAACGCTTGTTTACTTTTTAAAGAATTATCCACAATAAAACGCAGAGGAGGTGACCTCTGCGTTTTATTATTGTTTTTTCTTTGTGAATTTCACTAATATAAGGCGAAGTGCCAAATTAAAATCAATTGTTGCCATAACTGCAAATAGTATTGTCCACATATTCCAGATTGTATCTGTCACGTTCGTAATGGCGAAACGTGTAAAGATACATCCGAGAAGGAAATACAATGCAGCCATGAACAATGGTGAGTTTCTCATACAAAAAATCCTCCGATAAAGCCTTGCATTTTTTCAGCTTCTTTAATCATTTCTTGAATTTGTTCATTGCTCATGAAAATCTGTCCAATGGCAACTAATGTATTCATTGCTACATGGGCTGCTATAGGAACGATAATGCGTTTCGTTTTTACATATAAGAAGGCGAATACGAGCCCCATAGAAGTGTATACCAATAGGTGAGTAAAATCAAAATGAATCGCTGCGAATACGAGTGAACTAATAATAGCAGCAACGAAGAAATTAAATCTCTTATAAAGTGTACCAAATAAAATTTTTCTAAATACGATTTCTTCTAAAATAGGTCCGATTATAGATATAACAATAAGGAACCAAGGTGTCGTTCTTGCGATGTCCATAAGTCGGTCTGTATTCTCAGATCCAGGTGTAATCCCTAATAGATACATTTCAATCATACCTGCAATACTTTGTGAGATGATTGCTAAGAAGAACCCGATAAAAATCCACCCGATTGTAGCTGGAACAGAAGAGCGCATTGCATCTAAATGCCTGTCACGAATATCTGTTCTAAGTAACCAAATTACAACGCATAGTGCAATGAAAAAGCTAATAATAGACCAATGTCCGGTTATTAGTTGAAACTTTTCCTCGTTGGTAAATCCTCTATTATCGTATAGTCCGGTTTTCAGAAGAAGTGGTAATCCGGCAATACCCGACAATTGCATTAAAATGTATGTAACGATAATCCACCAATATTGTTTCTTCAAATGGTTTAACCATCCTTTCTAACTCTAGTGTATGAGATAAGGCAGGATAACATGTAATATGCTACCTACGATATAAACTTTCATTCGAATTATGTTTTTTTTGTAAATCTGCATTGGAAATTAAAATAGAAGACAGGAAAAAGTTGTGTGTGTAGCGAAAACAACTTAGGGTGTCTTTCATATTGTAACATACGAGTAGTGGAAACAACGATTCATATAGTAAAGGTAGTAGAAGAAGGATTTTATATAGAAGAGTATATATAGTAATTTGCGAAAAAATTATGATTTTTTTACTTGCAAAAGAAATTGAGATTATTTATTATTATAAGTGTGTTAGCACTCGGGTGACTCGAGTGCTAATAAAAAATTTACATAACACAATGAGGAGGTTATTGTTCATGCTAAAGCCATTAGGTGATCGCGTTGTAATTGAGCTTGTTCAAGCAGAAGAAAAAACAGCAAGTGGTATTGTATTACCAGACACTGCAAAAGAAAAACCACAAGAGGGTAAAGTTATTGCAGTAGGTACTGGTCGAGTGCTTGAAAATGGTGAGCGTGTTGCTTTAGAGGTAGCAGCAGGTGATCTTATCATCTTCTCAAAATATGCAGGTACTGAAGTAAAATACGAAGGTACAGACTACTTGATTTTACGTGAAAGTGACATTTTAGCAGTTATCGGTTAATTATATAAATCTTAAAAATTCCAAGGGGGTCAATTATTATGGCAAAAGATATTAAATTTAGTGAAGAAGCACGTCGTTCGATGCTTCGCGGTGTCGACACTCTTGCAAACGCAGTAAAAGTAACGCTTGGACCAAAAGGTCGTAACGTTGTACTTGAGAAAAAATTCGGTTCACCACTTATTACAAATGATGGTGTAACAATCGCAAAAGAAATCGAATTAGAAGATGCATTCGAAAACATGGGTGCAAAATTAGTAGCAGAAGTTGCTAGCAAAACAAACGATGTAGCTGGTGACGGAACGACAACTGCAACTGTATTAGCGCAAGCTATGATTCGTGAAGGTCTTAAAAACGTAACAGCTGGTGCAAACCCAATGGGTCTTCGTAAAGGTATCGAAAAAGCTGTTACTGCTGCAATTGAAGAATTAAAAGCGATTTCTAAACCAATTGAAGGTAAATCTTCTATCGCACAAGTAGCTGCTATTTCTGCGGCTGACGAAGAAGTAGGTCAATTAATCGCTGAAGCAATGGAGCGCGTTGGTAACGACGGCGTTATTACTTTAGAAGAATCTAAAGGATTCACAACGGAATTAGACGTAGTAGAAGGTATGCAATTTGATCGTGGATATGCATCTCCTTACATGATTACTGATTCTGACAAAATGGAAGCTGTTCTTGATAACCCATATATCTTAATTACTGACAAAAAGATTTCTAACATCCAAGAAATCTTACCAGTATTAGAGCAAGTGGTACAACAAGGTAAACCACTTCTTATCATTGCTGAAGATGTAGAAGGCGAAGCTTTAGCTACATTAGTAGTGAACAAACTTCGTGGTACATTCAATGTAGTGGCTGTTAAAGCTCCTGGATTTGGTGACCGTCGTAAAGCAATGCTAGAAGATATCGCAATCTTAACTGGTGGCGAAGTAATCACTGAAGAATTAGGACGTGACTTAAAATCTGCTACAGTTGAATCTTTAGGACGCGCTGGTAAAATCGTTGTAACGAAAGAAAACACAACTGTAGTTGAAGGTATTGGAAACACACAACAAATCGAAGCTCGCATCGGTCAAATCCGTGCGCAATTAGAAGAAACAACTTCTGAATTCGATCGTGAAAAATTACAAGAGCGTCTTGCTAAATTAGCTGGTGGCGTAGCAGTAATTAAAGTAGGTGCAGCAACTGAAACTGAGTTAAAAGAGCGCAAACTTCGCATTGAAGATGCACTTAACTCAACTCGTGCAGCAGTAGAAGAAGGTATCGTTGCAGGTGGTGGTACTTCACTTATGAACGTATACACGAAAGTAGCTTCTATCGTAGCTGAAGGCGACGAAGCAACAGGTATCAACATCGTACTTCGTGCACTAGAAGAGCCAGTTCGTCAAATCGCAATCAACGCTGGTCTAGAAGGATCTGTAGTTGTAGAGCGTCTAAAAGGCGAAAAAGTAGGCGTTGGTTTCAACGCAGCTACTGGCGAATGGGTTAACATGCTTGAGTCTGGTATCGTAGATCCAGCTAAAGTAACTCGTTCTGCACTTCAAAACGCAGCATCTGTTGCAGCTATGTTCTTAACAACTGAAGCTGTAGTTGCTGATAAGCCAGAACCAAATGCACCAGCAATGCCTGACATGGGCGGCATGGGCATGGGCGGTATGGGCGGAATGATGTAATAAGCATCACTCTGTGAAGCTGTTCAATGTATAAATAGTTAATTAGAAGAAGGCTACTTCCTTGATAAAAGGAGGTAGTCTTTTTTGTTGTTAAGATGTATATAAAAGGTTTCTGGAAGGTCGCAAGTTTAGAGAGAGAATGGAGGGGAATATTCAAGCTTCTTTTATTACGATAATATTCAATATAATTCCAATTGAATATATAATTCTTTTAACATTTATGATACAGTCAAAAGGGATTTTTCTTATTTTTTAGTCGAGATAATAAGTCTCCTAGTTCTTATTGTCTATGAGAGAAGATGGCGGTAGCCTAGTTAGTGAGGTATATGATGCAGATTAAAGAAAATTTGGGTAGAAACATTTTTTCGAAAATATTAGTAGTATGTGGTTTGGCGATGTTTATCATTACACTTTATAGTTCATTTCAAATAGAGAAATCTACCTATTCTTCGGTCGCTGTGTTAATTCTGGAGATAGTAGCAACTATTTTGGTGCTCGGAATAATATCATTTTTAGCAAATCGTTTTTTAACAGTTAATCAATTTTTGCTCATTCTCATAGTTACAGCCTTTGCAATTAGGTTGTTATGGATCATTTTTGAAAAAACAGTACCTATCTCGGATTTTTCTGTAATGTATGAAAGTGCTCAACAAGCTGTAAAGGGTAATTTTGCATTTATTACAGATGAATACTATATGAGTTGGACATACCAATTGGGATTCACATATTATGAGGCTATATTAATAAAATTTTTTGGTAATCATCTGTTTATATTGAAGTTATTTAATATTTTTTGGAGCGTAGGTACTGCCGTGATTATTTATTTTATGGGTAAAACCATTTTTAATGAATACAGTGCGAGAACTGCGGCAATATTTTACGCGTTTTACATACCTAATATTATCTATAGCTCTGTATTAACAAATCAATATATTTCTACCTTTTTCTTTTTTTTAGGACTGTATGTTTTAATTACAAAAGGTTTTTCAACTAAATACGGTTGGGGTTTAACAGGGTTACTGTTAAGTATTGGAAATATTATGAGACCGTTAGGAAGTTTCTTTTTATTGGCGGTTTTTGTTTATGTATTAATTTATAAGATACTTCCGTTTAGAAAAAAAGAAACGTTTAACTACGTAAAAAAATTAGTGGGAATAGTGATTGTATATTTTCTAGTGATGCAAATTGTAAGTATTTTCTTAATGAACACGGGATTAGCGAAAAAACCATTGTCGAACCAAATGCCATATTGGAAATTTGTTGTGGGATTCAATTATGACTCGATTGGTGGATGGAATCAGCCAGATGTTGTTTACCTTAGTCAATTTAAACTTGGGAAGGAAAGAAATGATGCTTCCGTTGCTTTGATCAAGGACAGATTGAAGGACAAAGAGAAAGTTCGTCAATTACTTGTATTGAAAGTTGAAAAAATGTGGAGTA
This region includes:
- the tsaE gene encoding tRNA (adenosine(37)-N6)-threonylcarbamoyltransferase complex ATPase subunit type 1 TsaE, with translation MSKYEVTTKSSEETQRLSEKLGELARAQDVIILEGDLGAGKTTFTKGLAKGLGVKRVVNSPTFNIIKEYKGRLPLYHMDVYRLAESEEDLGFDEYFYGEGITVVEWAHLIEAYLPNEKLQISLFHAGDDTRKIVLEPVGDRYIRLCEELLQDESTSN
- the tsaB gene encoding tRNA (adenosine(37)-N6)-threonylcarbamoyltransferase complex dimerization subunit type 1 TsaB, whose protein sequence is MKVLAIDTSNYVMGVSLIEEENVIGEIITNLTKNHSVRLMPAVEQLLKECGVKPKELTKIVVAAGPGSYTGVRIGVTAAKTLAWSLQIPIVGVSSLEVVAANGANFSGLICPLFDGRRGQIYTGLYTYEGEQLTSIEEDRIILIVDWLQMLKDKGQPVLFIGNDVKLHKETIIEHLGNQAVFAPFTKNNPRPSELAFLGLQKEEQDVHSFVPSYLRLAEAETKWLESQNK
- the rimI gene encoding ribosomal protein S18-alanine N-acetyltransferase; its protein translation is MDMIFRKMELDDIAQIVAIEEASFSTPWTADAFQRELTMNEHAHYVVLEKDGLVIGYCGLWIIIDESHITNIAILPEYRGQKLGDALLKEVISVAKELGVKTMTLEVRVSNEVAKQLYKKYGFQNGGIRKRYYADNQEDGLVMWVNI
- the tsaD gene encoding tRNA (adenosine(37)-N6)-threonylcarbamoyltransferase complex transferase subunit TsaD produces the protein MEKNTIILGIETSCDETAVAVVKNGTEIIANVVASQIESHKRFGGVVPEIASRHHVEEITVVLEEALKEANITFEDIDAIAVTEGPGLVGALLIGVNAAKAVAFAHDIPLVGVHHIAGHIYANRLVKEVQFPLLSLVVSGGHTELVYMKEHGSFEVIGETRDDAAGEAYDKVARTLSMPYPGGPHIDRLAHEGKPTIDLPRAWLEPDSYDFSFSGLKSAVINTVHNAKQRGIEIAPEDLAASFQESVIDVLVTKASRAAEAYNVKQLLLAGGVAANKGLRARLEEEFARKEDIELIIPPLSLCTDNAAMIAAAGTIAYEQGKRATLALNANPGLDIEA
- a CDS encoding ABC-F family ATP-binding cassette domain-containing protein, yielding MILLQVNGLSKLYGAETILANIKLEVQTKDRIALVGRNGAGKSTLLKIIAGELSHDGGEIIKPKDVSIGYLAQNTGLETSLTIWDEMLTVFTHLQQMETKLRRLEQEMGKEENFSNAATYEKLLADYDQLQLDYKDQGGYQYEADIRSILSGLGFPVETHQTTISTLSGGQKTRLALGKLLLTKPDLLILDEPTNHLDIETLTWLEQYLQGYPGAILIVSHDRYFLDKLVTQVYEISNKESRRFVGNYSKYLDLKSALYEQEMKRYEKQQDEIAKLEDFVQKNIARASTTKRAQSRRKQLDRMELLTRPLGDSKSASFHFDIEKQSGNDVLQVKDATIGYDEDPIIEHVNMRLTRGDSVALVGPNGIGKSTLLKSIVNKLQLLHGDVAFGSNVSVGYYDQEQANLTSSKRVLNELWDEYPLQPEKEIRTILGNFLFTGDDVLKPVSSLSGGQKARLALAKLMMQKSNLLILDEPTNHLDLNSKEILENALIDYPGTLLFVSHDRYFINRVTTTVVELSTEGAQEYLGDYDYYVEKKNEMIERVAFEQQEQQENQAPVQKTVAQEKLNYLEEKERKQLERQRTRKIEELEQNIVSLEEEIATLEDQLCLPEIYADYEKASEITTKKQTLQEQLEACMAEWEELHI
- a CDS encoding redox-sensing transcriptional repressor Rex, which gives rise to MDQQKIPQATAKRLPLYYRFIQNLSLSGKQRVSSAELSEAVKVDSATIRRDFSYFGALGKKGYGYNVNYLLSFFRETLDQDDITRVALIGVGNLGTAFLHYNFTKNNNTKIEMAFDVSEEKVGTEIGGIPVYHLDELEERLSNDIQVAILTVPATVAQSVADRLAETNVHGILNFTPARLNVSENIRIHHIDLAVELQTLVYFLKNYPQ
- a CDS encoding YdiK family protein — encoded protein: MRNSPLFMAALYFLLGCIFTRFAITNVTDTIWNMWTILFAVMATIDFNLALRLILVKFTKKKQ
- a CDS encoding CPBP family intramembrane glutamic endopeptidase, whose amino-acid sequence is MKKQYWWIIVTYILMQLSGIAGLPLLLKTGLYDNRGFTNEEKFQLITGHWSIISFFIALCVVIWLLRTDIRDRHLDAMRSSVPATIGWIFIGFFLAIISQSIAGMIEMYLLGITPGSENTDRLMDIARTTPWFLIVISIIGPILEEIVFRKILFGTLYKRFNFFVAAIISSLVFAAIHFDFTHLLVYTSMGLVFAFLYVKTKRIIVPIAAHVAMNTLVAIGQIFMSNEQIQEMIKEAEKMQGFIGGFFV
- the groES gene encoding co-chaperone GroES — protein: MLKPLGDRVVIELVQAEEKTASGIVLPDTAKEKPQEGKVIAVGTGRVLENGERVALEVAAGDLIIFSKYAGTEVKYEGTDYLILRESDILAVIG
- the groL gene encoding chaperonin GroEL (60 kDa chaperone family; promotes refolding of misfolded polypeptides especially under stressful conditions; forms two stacked rings of heptamers to form a barrel-shaped 14mer; ends can be capped by GroES; misfolded proteins enter the barrel where they are refolded when GroES binds), translated to MAKDIKFSEEARRSMLRGVDTLANAVKVTLGPKGRNVVLEKKFGSPLITNDGVTIAKEIELEDAFENMGAKLVAEVASKTNDVAGDGTTTATVLAQAMIREGLKNVTAGANPMGLRKGIEKAVTAAIEELKAISKPIEGKSSIAQVAAISAADEEVGQLIAEAMERVGNDGVITLEESKGFTTELDVVEGMQFDRGYASPYMITDSDKMEAVLDNPYILITDKKISNIQEILPVLEQVVQQGKPLLIIAEDVEGEALATLVVNKLRGTFNVVAVKAPGFGDRRKAMLEDIAILTGGEVITEELGRDLKSATVESLGRAGKIVVTKENTTVVEGIGNTQQIEARIGQIRAQLEETTSEFDREKLQERLAKLAGGVAVIKVGAATETELKERKLRIEDALNSTRAAVEEGIVAGGGTSLMNVYTKVASIVAEGDEATGINIVLRALEEPVRQIAINAGLEGSVVVERLKGEKVGVGFNAATGEWVNMLESGIVDPAKVTRSALQNAASVAAMFLTTEAVVADKPEPNAPAMPDMGGMGMGGMGGMM
- a CDS encoding glycosyltransferase family 39 protein produces the protein MQIKENLGRNIFSKILVVCGLAMFIITLYSSFQIEKSTYSSVAVLILEIVATILVLGIISFLANRFLTVNQFLLILIVTAFAIRLLWIIFEKTVPISDFSVMYESAQQAVKGNFAFITDEYYMSWTYQLGFTYYEAILIKFFGNHLFILKLFNIFWSVGTAVIIYFMGKTIFNEYSARTAAIFYAFYIPNIIYSSVLTNQYISTFFFFLGLYVLITKGFSTKYGWGLTGLLLSIGNIMRPLGSFFLLAVFVYVLIYKILPFRKKETFNYVKKLVGIVIVYFLVMQIVSIFLMNTGLAKKPLSNQMPYWKFVVGFNYDSIGGWNQPDVVYLSQFKLGKERNDASVALIKDRLKDKEKVRQLLVLKVEKMWSNPDDAPGWALEWGELNKPHLQQMLTKYERLMYITCCIFAIGTISLYRRNDSIYPLLYILFGGYVVIHLFVEVQTRYRFDILPVMFLFVGYGVFVIKNGVTRLMGRKQQKKVE